Within the Magnetospirillum sp. ME-1 genome, the region GACGAATTTCGGCCCGAAATCCTTGGCGCGCTCGCAATCGCGGATGTCGTCCTCGATCACCCACAGCTTCTCGTTGATGGCCTTGAGCTCGGCCGACAGCGCCGCCAGACCGGCGTGCCTGGGAAATTCCCGCTCGCGCACCGCCACCAGCTCGTCCAGTTCCTTGGTGACGTTGGCGATCTTGGCGGCGTCGGTCAGACGCTCGGCCTTGATCTCGAGAATGGTGATCTTGTCGATGATCTCGCCCCAGGACTGGGGAACCAGAACGGACATGGCAAACCTTCAGCTAGCCGGAAATTGTGCCGGTCTTAGCAGATTTATCCCGTCAGCGCATCTCGATCCTGACCAGCCCGGCCAGATCCGCGTAATCCACCAGGATGCGCCTGACCCGATCCTGCCACAGCTCGGCGAAGCGGGCATGATCCTGTGCCTCGCGGCTGCCGGCCAGCACGCGCTGCAGGCGCTCGCGCATCTCGGGGTCGGCGGGCACCAGCTCGGGGTGATAGCTGGCCACCGCCGTCTGGCCGTCGTCCAGGCGGCGAAGCGCCAGCTCGGCGCCGATATTGGCGGAAAAGCGCTGCAGGTCGTTGCGCCCGAAGCGCCCGGCGATCCCCTTGAACCCGCCCGGCCCGGCGGCGCCGGTCACCAGACCGGCGACGGCGGCCATCACGCCGGTGACGCCTTCGTCCTGGGCGTCGTCCATCAGCACCTGGACGGCGCCGCGCTCGGGCATGCCGTCGGGCCACAGGGCGCGCAGCGCCCGGATGGTCATCAGCCAGGCGCCGGCCACGGTGGGACAGGAATGACCGGCCAGACGCACCGCGTCCTCGTAGCGATAGGTGATCATTCCGTCGGCGGGCGCGCCCAGGAAGGCGGCCAGGGGGTCCTTCAGGGTAATGGCGGGAGCATCGGCGAAAAAGGCGGGGAACGGCATGGCGGTTTCCTGGCTCGGCGGGGCGGGGTCGGCGGGGGCAGCGCACTTTGCCCGTCGCCCAAGGCCCCGGCCTTGAGTTTGGTCAGGCGCGATATATGTCTCTTATGTAAACGCATTCACACTTCTCTCATGATTTCCCGGCTATGGTTGACGTTACGTCAGTCCGTCCGCCCCCTGGAGCTTATCGGCCGATACCATGATCACGGTCACCCGCCCCGCCCTTTTCGCCATTTCGATGCTGATGCTTGCCGCCCGACCGCTGGGCGCCGAGGAGATCGGCAGCGTCTCGACGGTATTCAAGGCCCTGGGGCCCAACGACAAGATCGTGGTCGAAGCCTTCGACGACCCCCGGGTGGCCGGGGTCACGTGCTATCTGTCCCGGGCCAAGACCGGCGGGATCAAGGGCGGCGTCGGCCTGGCCGAGGACACCTCGGACGCGTCCATCGCCTGCCGTCAGGTGGGGCCCATCCGTATCGAGGGCACCCTGAAGGACGGCGAGACGGTGTTCAAGAAGGACACCTCGCTGCTGTTCAAGACCCTGCAGGTGGTGCGCTTCCACGATAAGAAGCGCGACGTGCTGGTCTATCTGGTCTACAGCGACAAGATCATCGACGGTTCTCCCAAGAATTCAGTGTCGGCGGTGGCCATCGAGAAGAATTGGAAACCGTGATGAGCGAGTCCCTGCCCGCCGACCAGAAACTGCTGCTGGACGACATTCTGGCCCGGCTGCGCAAGGTGGAGAACTCTCCCGACCTGTTGCGCTTCATGGCCGAGATGCTGCGCACCCTGCTGCGCCGTCAGGGCGACGCCCAGTTCCTGGCGGTGATTCAGGACGCCTTCGCCGCCGGGCTGCCCGGACTGGCCTTCGCCGAGCAGAAGGAACTGGCCGCCGAGGTGATCCAGGTGGTGATCACCAAGCGGCCCGAGATCGCCCTGGCCTGGCAGAAGATCCACGGCATCCCGCCGCGGCAGGCGCCGGCCGCCGCACCCGCCCCCGCCCCGGTACCGCTGCGCCGCGCCGCCGACCTGCCCATGGAAATGCCGCCGCCCCTGCCCCAGGGCGCCGACGATTACGCCTTCACCCATGCCGAGGCCTTCGTCGCCACCCAGCTGGGCGACGCGCTGGAAAAGCGCCTGGCCCTGATGCGGGTGCCGCTGCCGGCCATTCCCTCGGCGGCCTGGTGCCTGGACCAGCCGTTCTTCCTGTTCGTGCCGGGCTTCGCCAGCATCGCGCGGGCCTTCCTCGCCGGACCCGTCCTGCGCCGCTGCCGCGACGGGCTGGAAAAGCGGGTGCTGTCGCGCATCGACCACGACGTGCTGACCAAACCCGACCGCCAGGCCGCCTTCTGGGAGGAGGTGCGCGAACTGGTATTGAAGGTGGTGGACGAGACGCTCGCCAAGCTGGCCACCCACCACAAGGCGGCCGAGGCCAAGCAGGCGGCCATCGCCAGGACCGGCAACGAAGGCAACGAAGGCTTCAGGATGGTCGAGATGCCGGTCACCCGGCCGCGCACCTACAATCTTCTCGGCGTCGAATTCGCGCTGGGCAAGGTCACCACCACCAAGCGGGTCAAGGTCAAGGTGCCGCCGCCCTACAAGCTGGAGCCCGCCGAGATCGAGGCCATGGACCTGATCGGCGAGTTCCGCAACGGTGCCGCCCAGGCCGGGCTGAACCTGCCCGACGCCGCCGATTTCCAGTTCCTGCGCACCCTGCTCAACTTCAACACCCGGCTGTTCGCCCAAACCCGCGACGAGCTGATCGGCCTGGCCGGGCACGAGGACACCACCAGCGGCTTCCTGACCGAACGCCTGAAGGCCGCCGACAAATCCTTTACCAACTTCCTCACCGACACGCTGGTGATGATGATGTTCACCCGCTGCGGCGACACCAGCTTCCGTCTCGCCCAGTTCCACGCCGTCTGCGTCGGTTCGGCCCGCGACAAGAGCGCCATGGTGGCCAAGCGTCCCTTCATTCCCGCCGAGCTGGCGCGCCGGCCCCGCGAACTGGCGGTGCAACTGCGCGAGGCCCTGCGCCGCCGCCTGCACATGGACGCGGTGCTGGGCTCGGTGGAACGCCTGCTGGACTGCTACAAGGTGATGGGCCGCAACCTGTTCGGGCCCGAACTGGACGAGGCCCGGGCGGTGATCACCGCCTTCCCCATGGTCTTCGCCGCCGACCCGGAAGTCGCCACCTACACCGGCATCGCCAAGCTGGTGCTGGCCACCATCAACGGCGAGCAGGCCGACCGCTCCATCTGCCTGATGCGGGTGGGACAGGCCTATGACCGTATCGGCCGCAAGGCGGCGGCGACGGCGTAGTCAAATACGATAAAATTGTCAGCGATTTGAAAACTATACTATAGGCGCAGGCCTCGCCTTCGCGAAACCCGCTGCTTATACTTTCGAGCTGGGGCTATCCTGCCTTCATGGTGAACAGGGAGGCCGTCATGCTCATCGTCGATCTGGGACTCAGCCGCCAAGTCAATTACGCCCCGCTGACCGTCAACGGTCCGGACTACCTGATGGAGCTGGGACGGTATATCGCCCGCACCATCGCGGATGTGGAGGTCCACGCCCACCTCGACCCGGCCATGGCCACCGACATGGTGTTCCACAGCCAATGCCTCGACGATGCCGAGGAGATGGCCGAGCATCGCTGAGACAAACGCAAACGCCGCCCCCGATGGGGACGGCGTCGCGTCGGTCGGACCCTCGGCGGGAGGGACGGCCTACTTCTTCTTCGGCTTGGCCGCGATGGCGCGGTCGATGGATTCCTGAATGATCTGGGCGGCGCGCTCCGGCCCGCCCCAGCCCTTCAGCTGAACCCACTTGCCCACTTCCAGGTCCTTGTAGTGGACGAAGAAGTGCTCGATCTGCTGCACCAGGATCTTGGGCAGATCCTCGTAGGTGGTGACGCCGTCATAGAACGGGTGCAGCTTGGAATGGGGCACGGCCAGGATCTTCTCGTCCATGCCGGCCTCGTCTTCCATCAGCAGCACGCCGATGGGACGCGAGCGCATCACCGAGCCCACCGCCACCGGAATGCGGCCCACCACCATGACGTCCACCGGATCGCCGTCGGCCGACAGGGTGTGGGGCACGAAGCCGTAATTCACCGGATAGTACATGGCGGTGTTGAGGAAGCGGTCCACGTACATGGCGCCCGATTCCTTGCAGATCTCGTACTTGACGGGATCGCCGCGCAGCGGGATCTCGATGATGACGTTGACGTCGCGGGGCGGATTCTTGCCGATTGGGATCTTCTTGAGGTCCATTTGTGCTTTGTTTCCCTTAAGGAGAGGAAAGGGCTGTCTCGGGCGCCACGTGGGCGTAGCCGAGATCCCGGGCCACGGCGGCGTGGGTGACGCTGCCCTGGTGAACGTTGAGACCCGCGCGGAAATGCGGGTCAGAGGAAAGCGCCTGGACCAGACCCTTGTCGGCCAGGGCCAGGACGAACGGCAGCGTGGCGTTGTTCAACGCGAAGGCCGAGGTGCGCGCCACCGCGCCCGGCATGTTGGTGACGCAGTAATGTACCACACCTTCGTCGAGATAAGTGGGCGCGGCATGGGTTGTGGGGCGCGAGGTGGCGATGCAGCCGCCCTGGTCGATGGCCACGTCCACCACCACCGAGCCGGGACGCATGGCGGCCACCAACTCGCGGCCGACCAGACGCGGCGCGCTGGCGCCCGGCACCAGCACGGCACCGATCAGCAGATCGGCCTCCAGCACGTGGTGCTCGATATTGTCCATGGTGGCGTAGGCGGTCTCCACCGTGTTGAGCAGCAATTCGTCGATCTGGGCCAGACGGGTGAGCGAGCGGTCGAGAACCACCACGCGCGCCCCCAGGCCCACCGCCATGCGGGTGGCGTTGGAGCCCACCACGCCGCCGCCCAGCACCACCACCTTGGCCGGGGCCACGCCGGGCACGCCGCCCAGCAGCACGCCCGAGCCGCCCTGCTCCTTCTCCAGGCAATGGGCGCCCACCTGGATGGACATGCGCCCCGCCACCTCGGACATGGGCGCCAGCAGCGGCAGGCGGCCGTTGGCATCGGTCACCGTCTCGTAGGCGATGGCCGAGACGCCGGAGTCCACCAGTGCCCTGGTCTGGGCCGGATCGGGGGCGAGATGGAGATAGGTGAAGAGAATCTGGCCTGAGCGCAGCAGGGGGAATTCCACCGCCTGCGGCTCCTTGACCTTGACCACCAACTCGGCGAGGCCGAACACCTCGGCGGGGGTGGCGGCGATCTCGGCCCCGGCGGCGCGATAGGCGGCGTCGGAGCAGCCGATGCCCGCCCCGGCCTGGGTTTCCACCGTCACCTTGTGGCCGTGGTGGACAAGCTCACGCACCGAGCCGGGCGTCAGCCCCACCCGGTATTCATGACTCTTGATCTCCTTGGGAACGCCGATGCGCATTCCGCCCCCGACACTTGGAACCGTTCCTAAAACCTGACAATGAGGCCTCGGGCGTCCACTTTCAACCGGGCTTGGACGCAACCCGGCCCTGCTGCTTCATCAACCAGGGCAGAATCAGCAAGGCGGGCAGGGTCACCACCGTGGTCATCAGGAAGAAATCCACCCAGCCGAACATGTCGGCCAGCTTGCCGCTGGCCGAGGCGAACAGGGTGCGGCCCACGGCGGTAAGCGACGACAGCAAAGCGTATTGGGTGGCGGTATAGG harbors:
- a CDS encoding DUF6165 family protein, with protein sequence MSVLVPQSWGEIIDKITILEIKAERLTDAAKIANVTKELDELVAVREREFPRHAGLAALSAELKAINEKLWVIEDDIRDCERAKDFGPKFVELARAVYFTNDERAASKRKVNDLLGSALIEEKSYAPY
- a CDS encoding CreA family protein, producing MITVTRPALFAISMLMLAARPLGAEEIGSVSTVFKALGPNDKIVVEAFDDPRVAGVTCYLSRAKTGGIKGGVGLAEDTSDASIACRQVGPIRIEGTLKDGETVFKKDTSLLFKTLQVVRFHDKKRDVLVYLVYSDKIIDGSPKNSVSAVAIEKNWKP
- the ppa gene encoding inorganic diphosphatase — translated: MDLKKIPIGKNPPRDVNVIIEIPLRGDPVKYEICKESGAMYVDRFLNTAMYYPVNYGFVPHTLSADGDPVDVMVVGRIPVAVGSVMRSRPIGVLLMEDEAGMDEKILAVPHSKLHPFYDGVTTYEDLPKILVQQIEHFFVHYKDLEVGKWVQLKGWGGPERAAQIIQESIDRAIAAKPKKK
- the ald gene encoding alanine dehydrogenase encodes the protein MRIGVPKEIKSHEYRVGLTPGSVRELVHHGHKVTVETQAGAGIGCSDAAYRAAGAEIAATPAEVFGLAELVVKVKEPQAVEFPLLRSGQILFTYLHLAPDPAQTRALVDSGVSAIAYETVTDANGRLPLLAPMSEVAGRMSIQVGAHCLEKEQGGSGVLLGGVPGVAPAKVVVLGGGVVGSNATRMAVGLGARVVVLDRSLTRLAQIDELLLNTVETAYATMDNIEHHVLEADLLIGAVLVPGASAPRLVGRELVAAMRPGSVVVDVAIDQGGCIATSRPTTHAAPTYLDEGVVHYCVTNMPGAVARTSAFALNNATLPFVLALADKGLVQALSSDPHFRAGLNVHQGSVTHAAVARDLGYAHVAPETALSSP